Proteins encoded in a region of the Ruegeria sp. AD91A genome:
- a CDS encoding P-loop NTPase fold protein, whose product MGIDRAEVKKFLRNWANTESKPHFAVLVEGRWGCGKTHFVLQLLEDESFTDRKPIYLSVFGIPDVQSLETNLFYASAGSLTKTLHKGAGLAGSIFSGALTLGSGGIFGGTANLNKIVDAVTSQLEQSSTNMDGALLVLDDLERCQIPMSELLGVVNRFVEHGDTRVILLANTDGLKDNHFIAFREKIVGHSFFLESDPDSALASFVGEIGQTDVRGLLEYYEQDIRELYNKSGFHNLRALRQFVWQLATVLERMNEDYRENDELVRNLIVQFFIFFIEFKLDLAEESASLTPLDLLGQYDEGKDEVRHVYEFSFDKDKEPTPKKRIFNKYEQHNGIRTVITVQQWIAILTSGVVDAARLNAELAQADEVAGVGSWPSWKRLWHFYEWDFSDGSEPGFWSDVEDMQSNLGCGSYVEVGEFLHVVGVSLMLAEHQLVDQTVPKTVKTMKSYIDGQFIPALTYERCRGVVERFGYQLESYDGLGFIGREGAEFKEVLNYLVEKVEEWHQAWLRDDAGKELLGLLTDDWIQFIGNLKVTNHPSEQRYLDIPILATIDAGAFVDAWFKLSRREERLVVGSLKDRYEHHPALLDKEGLWWRSVQEELMRRVANTRSKPRNVQIKNLVKHINSSIIEKWELRQFQEFSKGGLADVGWMTRTRIGD is encoded by the coding sequence ATGGGCATTGATAGGGCCGAGGTTAAGAAATTTCTTAGAAATTGGGCAAACACTGAATCGAAACCCCACTTTGCGGTTTTGGTCGAAGGGCGTTGGGGCTGCGGGAAAACTCATTTTGTATTGCAGTTGTTAGAAGATGAGTCGTTCACAGACCGCAAACCGATCTACCTTTCGGTGTTTGGTATCCCCGACGTCCAGTCATTGGAGACCAACCTCTTTTATGCAAGTGCCGGTTCTCTTACGAAAACACTGCACAAGGGGGCGGGCCTTGCTGGATCTATCTTCAGCGGTGCACTTACACTTGGTTCAGGAGGTATTTTTGGAGGTACAGCAAACCTGAACAAAATCGTTGATGCGGTGACTTCGCAACTGGAACAATCATCGACGAACATGGACGGAGCACTTTTGGTTCTCGATGATTTAGAGCGCTGCCAAATCCCCATGTCGGAACTATTGGGCGTTGTGAATCGATTCGTAGAGCATGGTGATACTCGTGTAATTCTTTTAGCGAATACAGACGGTTTGAAAGATAATCACTTTATTGCATTTAGAGAAAAGATCGTCGGGCATTCATTTTTTTTGGAAAGTGACCCCGACAGCGCATTAGCGTCGTTCGTCGGGGAAATCGGACAGACCGACGTTCGTGGGCTCCTTGAATATTATGAACAGGACATCCGCGAACTCTACAACAAGTCTGGTTTCCACAATCTTCGAGCTTTGCGTCAGTTCGTTTGGCAGTTGGCTACTGTACTTGAGCGTATGAACGAAGACTATCGTGAGAACGACGAGTTAGTTCGGAATCTTATCGTTCAATTCTTTATCTTCTTCATAGAGTTCAAACTCGATCTCGCTGAGGAATCAGCGTCTCTAACACCCTTGGATTTGTTGGGGCAATATGACGAGGGCAAAGATGAAGTTCGCCATGTCTATGAGTTCTCATTTGATAAAGACAAGGAGCCAACCCCCAAAAAACGTATCTTCAACAAATACGAGCAGCACAACGGAATAAGAACCGTCATCACTGTTCAGCAGTGGATTGCGATTCTTACCTCTGGGGTCGTAGATGCGGCTAGATTGAATGCAGAACTAGCCCAAGCGGATGAAGTTGCTGGTGTTGGTTCCTGGCCGTCTTGGAAGAGGCTTTGGCACTTCTATGAATGGGACTTCTCTGATGGTTCAGAGCCAGGTTTCTGGTCTGATGTCGAAGATATGCAATCTAATTTGGGATGCGGTAGCTATGTTGAAGTCGGTGAGTTCCTTCACGTAGTCGGCGTTTCTCTAATGCTGGCAGAACATCAACTAGTTGACCAAACCGTACCCAAAACGGTCAAAACAATGAAATCTTACATCGATGGGCAGTTCATCCCCGCTTTAACGTACGAGCGTTGTCGAGGCGTCGTTGAAAGGTTTGGTTACCAATTGGAATCGTATGATGGGCTTGGTTTCATCGGGCGTGAAGGTGCTGAATTCAAGGAGGTCCTTAATTATCTGGTCGAAAAGGTCGAAGAATGGCATCAAGCTTGGTTAAGGGATGATGCAGGTAAGGAGCTTTTGGGTCTTCTGACGGATGACTGGATACAGTTCATTGGAAACCTGAAGGTAACAAATCACCCGTCAGAACAACGTTACTTGGACATTCCTATTCTTGCGACCATCGATGCCGGAGCCTTCGTTGATGCTTGGTTCAAATTGTCACGCCGAGAAGAACGGCTCGTGGTGGGTAGCCTGAAGGACAGATACGAACACCACCCTGCGCTCTTGGACAAAGAGGGACTTTGGTGGCGTAGCGTTCAAGAAGAACTGATGCGACGTGTTGCCAATACAAGGAGCAAACCCAGAAACGTTCAAATCAAGAACCTCGTGAAGCACATTAACTCATCAATCATTGAGAAATGGGAACTTAGGCAGTTTCAGGAGTTCTCAAAAGGTGGCTTGGCTGACGTTGGTTGGATGACCCGAACGCGGATTGGTGACTAA
- the gyrB gene encoding DNA topoisomerase (ATP-hydrolyzing) subunit B, with the protein MSEDAQAPQEYGADSIKVLKGLEAVRKRPGMYIGDTDDGSGLHHMVYEVVDNGIDEALAGHADHVTVKIHADSSVSVSDNGRGIPVDIHPEEGVSAAEVIMTQLHAGGKFDSNSYKVSGGLHGVGVSVVNALSDWLELRIWRAGKEHVARFEGGETVEHLKVVGECGDRTGTEVRFLASTNTFSNLEYSFETLEKRLRELAFLNSGVRIILIDERPAERLETELFYEGGVKEFVKYLDRSKTPAMPEPIYIKGERDDIGVEIAMWWNDSYHETVLPFTNNIPQRDGGAHVAGFRGALTRTINNYAQSSGIAKREKVSFTGDDAREGLTCVLSVKVPDPKFSSQTKDKLVSSEVRPAVEGLMNEKLAEWFEENPTEAKSIVGKIIEAALAREAARKARELTRRKTAMDVNYLAGKLKDCSEKDPSKTEVFLVEGDSAGGSAQTGRDRLTQAVLPLRGKILNVERARFDRMLSSQEIGNLVMALGTGIGRDEFNIEKLRYHKIVIMTDADVDGAHIRTLLLTFFYRQMPELIEGGYLYIAQPPLYKVSRGKSEVYLKDQAALDDYLINQGVEGAVLKLGSGEEIIGQDLTRVVDEARQLKRVLDAFPTHYPRHILEQAAVAGAFVPGAVDADLQGVADKVAARLDLIALEYERGWQGRITQDHGIRLARILRGVEEVRTLDGPMLRSGEARKTGSFTQSLQEIYNSPATLVRRDRSQMIHGPLDLLRAILEEGEKGLSLQRYKGLGEMNPDQLWETTLDPDARTLLQVRVDDMVEADDLFTKLMGDVVEPRREFIQKNALSVENLDF; encoded by the coding sequence ATGTCCGAAGACGCACAGGCTCCCCAAGAATACGGCGCAGATTCCATCAAAGTTCTCAAGGGTTTGGAGGCCGTTCGCAAACGCCCCGGCATGTATATCGGGGACACGGATGATGGCTCGGGTTTGCACCACATGGTGTATGAGGTTGTCGACAACGGGATTGACGAAGCCCTGGCGGGTCACGCCGACCATGTGACAGTGAAAATTCACGCGGATTCCAGCGTTTCGGTCAGTGACAACGGACGTGGGATTCCCGTGGATATTCACCCGGAAGAGGGCGTGTCGGCAGCCGAGGTTATCATGACCCAGCTGCATGCGGGCGGTAAGTTCGACAGCAATTCCTACAAAGTGTCTGGCGGTTTGCACGGTGTGGGTGTTTCGGTGGTAAACGCGCTGTCAGATTGGCTGGAGCTGCGCATCTGGCGCGCGGGCAAAGAGCACGTGGCACGCTTTGAGGGTGGAGAAACAGTAGAGCACCTGAAGGTCGTCGGTGAGTGTGGCGATCGCACAGGGACCGAAGTTCGGTTTCTGGCGTCAACCAACACGTTTTCGAACCTCGAATACTCGTTCGAAACTCTGGAAAAGCGTCTGCGCGAACTCGCCTTCCTGAATTCGGGCGTGCGTATCATCCTGATCGATGAACGCCCGGCAGAACGGCTTGAAACCGAGTTGTTCTATGAAGGCGGCGTAAAGGAATTCGTCAAGTATCTCGACCGGTCCAAAACTCCCGCCATGCCCGAGCCGATCTATATCAAGGGTGAGCGCGACGATATCGGCGTCGAGATCGCAATGTGGTGGAATGACAGCTACCACGAGACGGTGTTGCCCTTTACCAACAACATCCCGCAGCGAGACGGTGGTGCCCACGTGGCTGGGTTCCGCGGCGCGCTGACCCGGACGATCAACAACTACGCGCAGTCCAGCGGGATTGCGAAGAGGGAAAAGGTCAGCTTTACGGGTGACGACGCGCGCGAAGGTCTGACCTGCGTGCTGTCGGTGAAAGTGCCGGACCCGAAATTCTCATCGCAGACCAAGGACAAGCTGGTTTCGTCCGAAGTCCGTCCGGCGGTCGAAGGTCTGATGAATGAAAAACTGGCCGAGTGGTTCGAAGAGAACCCCACAGAAGCCAAGAGCATCGTTGGCAAGATCATCGAGGCCGCGTTGGCCCGTGAGGCTGCGCGCAAGGCGCGCGAACTCACCCGGCGCAAGACCGCGATGGATGTGAACTATCTGGCTGGCAAGTTGAAAGACTGCTCCGAGAAGGACCCATCCAAGACCGAAGTCTTCCTGGTCGAGGGGGACTCGGCCGGCGGGTCTGCCCAAACCGGCCGGGACAGGCTGACCCAGGCGGTTCTGCCGCTGCGCGGGAAAATATTGAACGTCGAGCGCGCAAGGTTTGACCGGATGCTGTCGTCGCAGGAAATCGGCAACCTCGTCATGGCGCTGGGCACTGGTATTGGCCGCGATGAATTCAACATCGAAAAGCTGCGCTACCACAAGATCGTCATCATGACCGATGCGGATGTGGACGGCGCACATATCCGGACATTGCTGCTGACTTTCTTCTACCGTCAGATGCCGGAACTGATCGAGGGTGGATACCTCTACATCGCTCAGCCGCCACTCTATAAGGTCTCCCGTGGCAAGTCAGAGGTGTACCTGAAAGACCAGGCCGCTCTGGATGACTACTTGATCAATCAGGGCGTCGAGGGTGCGGTTCTGAAGCTCGGCTCGGGCGAAGAAATCATCGGACAGGACCTGACCCGCGTTGTCGACGAGGCGCGTCAGCTGAAACGTGTCCTCGATGCGTTTCCGACGCATTACCCGCGACACATTCTGGAACAGGCCGCCGTCGCAGGGGCCTTTGTGCCCGGCGCCGTTGATGCCGACCTTCAAGGCGTGGCTGACAAAGTCGCCGCTCGGCTGGACCTGATCGCTTTGGAATACGAACGCGGTTGGCAGGGTCGGATCACACAGGATCACGGCATCCGACTGGCCCGTATTCTACGCGGTGTCGAAGAGGTTCGCACGCTGGACGGCCCGATGCTGCGTTCGGGCGAGGCGCGCAAGACCGGGAGTTTTACGCAGAGCCTGCAAGAAATCTATAATTCCCCGGCCACCTTGGTTCGTCGTGATCGCAGCCAGATGATCCACGGCCCACTGGACTTGTTGCGCGCCATTCTGGAAGAGGGTGAAAAAGGCTTGTCCCTGCAGCGCTATAAAGGCCTGGGTGAAATGAACCCTGATCAGTTGTGGGAAACCACACTGGATCCGGATGCGCGCACGCTGCTGCAAGTGCGCGTGGATGACATGGTTGAAGCCGATGATCTGTTCACAAAACTGATGGGTGACGTCGTGGAACCTCGTCGAGAGTTCATCCAGAAAAACGCTTTGAGTGTAGAAAATTTGGATTTCTGA
- a CDS encoding TetR/AcrR family transcriptional regulator produces the protein MPRKPAYDRDALIAKARDIFWRQGWAGTSLKDLERELKLKPGSFYAAFGSKDALYALTLQSYTQEGVARLKALAERLGPKAALKAQPRLVIEAVENPAKACMLAKTYAELQAKDHALADQAARHMAEMKACFADLFRSAQTAGEIRPQHDPDRLAARYQSDILGLRLSAERKDVDALEIAADIASDIDQL, from the coding sequence ATGCCCCGCAAACCCGCATATGACCGTGACGCGTTGATCGCGAAGGCCCGTGACATCTTCTGGCGCCAGGGCTGGGCTGGAACGTCGCTGAAGGACCTGGAACGGGAATTGAAGCTGAAACCCGGAAGCTTTTACGCGGCATTCGGGTCGAAGGATGCGCTCTATGCGTTGACGCTGCAAAGCTACACGCAAGAAGGTGTGGCGCGCCTGAAAGCCCTTGCCGAAAGATTGGGGCCGAAGGCAGCGCTTAAGGCGCAACCACGTTTGGTCATCGAAGCGGTCGAGAATCCAGCAAAGGCCTGCATGTTGGCAAAGACATATGCCGAGTTGCAGGCGAAGGATCATGCGCTTGCGGATCAGGCCGCGCGTCACATGGCGGAAATGAAAGCGTGTTTCGCCGACCTTTTCCGCAGCGCCCAGACTGCCGGTGAAATCCGGCCCCAACATGACCCGGATCGGCTGGCGGCGCGGTATCAGTCGGATATTCTGGGGCTTCGATTGTCGGCTGAACGCAAGGATGTCGATGCGCTGGAAATCGCGGCGGATATCGCTTCTGACATCGACCAGTTATGA
- a CDS encoding carboxymuconolactone decarboxylase family protein, which produces MANFPSHDLESAPEASKPLLEKSQAAFGRLPGLHKVMAESPQHLEGYQVLHSLFLQTDFDNDEKTVVWQTINVANECHYCVPAHTGIAKMMKVSDEISEALRNETSLPSAKLEALRTFTLHVMETRGNPTEEQLQAFFDAGYSHRAVLDVVLGLAQKTMSNYVNHMAKTPVDEVMRGFLWERKVNEPA; this is translated from the coding sequence ATGGCCAATTTCCCGTCTCATGACCTCGAATCCGCACCCGAAGCATCCAAACCTCTGCTGGAAAAGTCTCAGGCCGCCTTTGGCCGTTTGCCGGGCCTGCATAAGGTGATGGCAGAAAGCCCCCAGCACCTTGAAGGCTATCAAGTTCTGCACAGCCTGTTCTTGCAGACCGATTTCGACAACGATGAAAAGACCGTTGTCTGGCAGACGATCAACGTGGCGAACGAATGCCATTATTGCGTGCCCGCGCACACCGGCATCGCAAAGATGATGAAGGTATCAGACGAAATCTCCGAGGCACTGCGCAATGAAACTTCACTGCCTTCCGCCAAGCTCGAAGCACTGCGCACCTTCACCCTGCATGTGATGGAAACCCGCGGCAACCCGACCGAGGAACAGCTTCAGGCGTTCTTTGATGCCGGCTACTCGCACCGCGCGGTTCTGGACGTGGTGCTGGGTCTGGCGCAGAAAACCATGTCGAACTACGTCAACCACATGGCCAAAACGCCAGTCGATGAAGTCATGCGCGGCTTCCTGTGGGAGCGTAAAGTCAACGAACCGGCCTAA
- the recF gene encoding DNA replication/repair protein RecF, with translation MALALTELTVSHFRSHKLVRLSLDGRPVAIHGPNGAGKTNILEAVSLFSPGRGMRRASAAEMTRRPEVLGWKLSGLLQSQGQKFEIETWSEGGAARQVRIDGKTASQIDLGKLARVVWLVPSMDRLWIEGAEGRRRFLDRIALSFDPSHAEAALTYEKAMRERNRLLKEQVRDAHWYAALEGQLAVMGHRIHAARLAALSHLRVAQDQAETAFPSAELELVQTDGAMPETVEDLREALNESRFRDLAAGRTLVGPHRSDLYGVFAAKGVPAKDCSTGEQKALLVSLILSNARALAEMVGAPPIVLLDEVAAHLDADRRSALYDEICALGAQAWMTGTGPELFVELGDRAQSLIVTEGDEGSVVAT, from the coding sequence ATGGCACTGGCCCTGACCGAGCTTACGGTCTCGCATTTTCGGTCTCACAAGCTGGTGCGGTTGTCTCTGGACGGGCGGCCAGTGGCCATTCACGGACCGAACGGGGCGGGCAAGACCAATATTCTGGAAGCGGTATCCTTGTTTTCGCCCGGTCGAGGAATGCGGAGGGCGAGTGCAGCCGAGATGACGCGACGGCCCGAGGTGCTGGGCTGGAAACTGTCCGGGCTGTTGCAGTCGCAGGGGCAGAAATTCGAAATCGAAACCTGGTCTGAGGGCGGTGCAGCACGGCAGGTAAGGATTGATGGAAAGACCGCCTCCCAGATTGATCTGGGCAAACTTGCGCGGGTGGTTTGGCTGGTCCCATCCATGGACCGACTTTGGATTGAAGGGGCAGAAGGCCGGCGCCGGTTTCTTGATCGCATTGCGCTCAGCTTTGATCCGTCTCACGCAGAGGCCGCGCTGACCTACGAAAAAGCGATGCGCGAACGTAACCGTTTGCTGAAAGAGCAGGTGCGTGACGCGCATTGGTATGCCGCGCTTGAGGGCCAGTTGGCCGTGATGGGGCATCGCATCCACGCAGCGCGATTGGCTGCGTTGAGCCATCTGCGGGTGGCGCAGGATCAGGCGGAAACGGCTTTCCCGTCTGCCGAGTTGGAATTGGTGCAGACCGACGGCGCGATGCCCGAAACGGTTGAGGATTTGCGCGAGGCTTTGAATGAAAGCCGGTTCAGAGATTTGGCAGCGGGCCGGACTTTGGTCGGGCCGCATCGGTCGGATCTCTACGGCGTTTTTGCTGCCAAGGGCGTTCCGGCCAAGGATTGCTCGACCGGTGAGCAGAAGGCACTGTTGGTTTCTCTGATCCTGTCGAACGCACGTGCATTGGCCGAAATGGTGGGCGCACCACCGATTGTCTTGCTGGATGAGGTGGCCGCCCATCTGGATGCGGATCGGCGTTCAGCCCTGTATGACGAGATATGTGCGCTGGGCGCTCAGGCCTGGATGACGGGCACCGGGCCTGAACTGTTTGTGGAGTTGGGTGACCGGGCCCAGTCGCTGATCGTTACCGAAGGCGATGAGGGCTCGGTGGTCGCGACTTAG